One Halobacteriovorax sp. GB3 genomic window carries:
- a CDS encoding UDP-N-acetylmuramate dehydrogenase yields the protein MSLKEALSNIDGVEFTEQADLTKFSTMRLVAYGDLIVVESKEALIEVQKILNSMKLNSRIVGMGANQLLPKGSKLPYLVLKFPFDKSELESPKEEYTFPASVRLSTLTAHAAKFGLQGWESFTGIPASIGGAVVMNAGTNLGEIGPLITEVSLIRSNGEDVTIKPDEKSFEYRKSHIVCKGDVIYQVKMKHLGINEGIKDKIKNYLELRNKTQPLKEKTCGCVFKNSVGELTCRAGMFIDIMGLKGLTHNGIRVSNKHANFMENFGSASYEDILELIKLVKFELKLHYGVDFETEVKID from the coding sequence ATGAGTTTAAAAGAAGCGTTAAGTAATATTGATGGTGTTGAGTTTACTGAACAAGCAGACTTAACAAAATTTTCTACGATGAGACTCGTTGCTTACGGTGACCTGATTGTCGTTGAATCAAAAGAAGCGCTTATTGAAGTTCAAAAAATATTAAACTCAATGAAACTCAATTCTAGAATTGTTGGAATGGGTGCCAATCAATTACTTCCAAAAGGAAGTAAACTTCCCTACCTCGTTCTTAAATTTCCATTTGATAAAAGCGAACTAGAATCACCTAAGGAAGAGTACACTTTTCCTGCAAGTGTTAGATTAAGTACCTTAACGGCTCATGCTGCTAAGTTTGGTCTTCAAGGTTGGGAGTCTTTCACAGGTATTCCTGCTTCTATCGGTGGAGCTGTCGTTATGAATGCGGGGACAAATTTAGGCGAAATTGGCCCTCTCATTACTGAAGTGTCATTGATTAGAAGTAACGGTGAAGATGTTACGATAAAGCCAGATGAGAAATCATTTGAATATAGAAAATCACACATCGTGTGCAAGGGAGATGTCATTTACCAGGTGAAGATGAAGCATCTTGGAATAAATGAAGGCATCAAAGATAAGATTAAAAATTACCTCGAGTTAAGAAATAAAACACAGCCTTTAAAAGAAAAAACATGTGGTTGCGTCTTTAAAAACAGTGTTGGTGAGTTAACTTGCAGGGCCGGAATGTTTATTGATATAATGGGGCTTAAGGGACTTACACATAACGGAATAAGAGTAAGTAACAAGCATGCTAACTTTATGGAAAACTTTGGATCTGCTAGTTACGAAGATATCCTAGAGTTAATTAAGTTAGTGAAATTCGAACTAAAACTTCATTATGGAGTTGATTTTGAAACGGAAGTCAAAATTGATTAA
- the murC gene encoding UDP-N-acetylmuramate--L-alanine ligase, whose product MLTIRQNVKIHFIGIGGIGMSGIAEVLLSLGYKVSGSDISESTNVVKLKNLGAEVYVGHHEDNLKDVTVLVYSSAIDETNPEIKKAKEFNIPIMRRAEMLAELMRLKHGLAIAGTHGKTTTTSFLATILQESDFDPTYIIGGIVKNLNGHAKVGKGNFLVAEADESDGSFLLLNPIMSVVTNIDNDHLDHYGSEENLLSAFEEFTNKVPFYGVCALNAHDEKLMKIKQRMKKPSVTFGTEEVEADFVAKNIVQKDFGSEYELIFEGNKVCDIEINLPGQHNILNSLGAISLAYNMGVSFDKIKNSICKFDGVGRRFQLLHKGESVEVIDDYAHHPTEIATTLKTLKDTRKDKKVVCVFEPHRYTRTRDCWNAFLHCFNYADELYITPIYPASEKQIPGITADRLIDDINKLHPSFAQKLDSTNDIEKLAEDFISSKDSVTIVTLGAGSIGRITKEWAEKK is encoded by the coding sequence ATGCTTACGATTCGTCAAAATGTAAAAATCCATTTTATTGGAATTGGTGGTATTGGAATGAGCGGTATCGCTGAGGTTTTATTATCTCTAGGATACAAGGTTTCTGGTTCTGATATTTCTGAATCGACAAATGTTGTTAAATTGAAAAATCTTGGTGCTGAAGTTTATGTTGGTCACCATGAAGATAATTTAAAAGATGTTACTGTTCTTGTTTATAGTTCGGCAATTGATGAGACAAACCCTGAAATCAAAAAGGCCAAGGAATTTAATATTCCAATCATGAGAAGAGCCGAGATGTTAGCAGAACTCATGCGACTTAAGCATGGTCTTGCTATTGCTGGAACTCACGGAAAAACAACTACGACGAGTTTTCTTGCGACAATTCTTCAGGAAAGTGACTTTGATCCAACCTATATAATTGGTGGGATTGTTAAGAACCTAAATGGTCATGCAAAAGTTGGAAAGGGAAACTTTCTTGTTGCTGAAGCTGACGAGTCAGATGGATCATTTCTTCTTCTTAACCCAATCATGTCAGTTGTTACGAATATTGATAACGACCACCTTGATCATTATGGAAGCGAAGAGAATCTTCTATCTGCTTTTGAGGAATTCACAAATAAGGTTCCTTTTTATGGCGTTTGTGCTCTCAACGCTCACGATGAAAAGCTAATGAAGATTAAGCAGCGTATGAAAAAACCTTCTGTCACTTTTGGAACAGAAGAAGTTGAAGCGGACTTTGTTGCAAAGAATATTGTTCAAAAAGATTTTGGATCTGAATATGAACTTATTTTCGAAGGGAATAAAGTTTGTGACATTGAAATCAATCTACCTGGTCAACATAATATCTTAAACTCTCTTGGGGCAATTTCTCTGGCCTACAATATGGGAGTTTCATTTGATAAAATTAAGAACTCAATTTGTAAGTTTGATGGTGTCGGTAGGCGTTTTCAATTACTTCATAAAGGTGAATCCGTAGAAGTTATTGATGACTATGCTCACCACCCAACCGAAATCGCTACAACTTTAAAGACTCTCAAAGATACAAGAAAAGATAAAAAAGTTGTCTGTGTTTTCGAACCTCATAGATATACGAGAACAAGAGACTGTTGGAATGCATTTTTACACTGCTTTAATTATGCAGATGAACTTTATATCACTCCTATTTATCCAGCTAGTGAAAAACAGATTCCTGGGATTACAGCAGATAGATTGATTGATGATATCAACAAGCTTCACCCATCGTTTGCGCAAAAACTAGACTCAACAAATGACATTGAAAAATTAGCAGAGGATTTTATTAGTTCTAAGGACTCTGTTACCATTGTTACTTTGGGAGCGGGTTCAATTGGGCGTATCACTAAGGAATGGGCCGAAAAGAAATGA
- the murD gene encoding UDP-N-acetylmuramoyl-L-alanine--D-glutamate ligase, protein MERFTGKKVLIVGIGKTGFKLLNFFNKLECEIKVTDIKPIFDLNKAVKKLKKVRPAPQMTFGEHRDEDFLEADVVIYSASVDPDLPQLELARQHGKEVYSEFALGNLLCKKPIVAVCGSYGRTTVAHMIGYTLKLEGKGVFIGGTSESPFIEYAMLANTDEIDYVVIEVSASQMRKLTDFHPKLVVFTNISENYPEKQFKSVGEYIETKLSIIKALSPDDVLVCNFDKLANNTFFKNANCQTYWYSRKSFVKMGVMNEIQGTHFHERRIHSNIYCHSEFKVNNMRIVGQNNRENLLAAITACKALEVSDKSIQTCVEKFPGIPHRLEFLMEKNGVSFYNDSKAESMKDLCETLTAFKTPVILIAGGKDIEDFDYEPYSHDIVEGTRVIVLVGECKERMNRALDAHNQTFIVGSFEESVLFAYQKSRTGDTILLSPGNEATDFFRDYEERGNYFKKLVYQL, encoded by the coding sequence ATGGAAAGATTTACAGGAAAAAAAGTTTTAATCGTTGGTATTGGAAAAACGGGTTTTAAGCTACTCAACTTTTTTAATAAGCTTGAGTGCGAAATCAAAGTTACTGATATTAAGCCAATCTTTGATTTAAACAAAGCAGTTAAAAAACTTAAGAAAGTTAGACCAGCTCCTCAGATGACTTTTGGAGAGCACAGGGATGAAGACTTCCTTGAAGCAGACGTTGTTATTTATTCAGCTTCAGTTGATCCAGACCTTCCTCAGCTAGAACTAGCAAGACAACATGGTAAAGAAGTTTACTCTGAATTTGCACTTGGTAACCTTCTCTGTAAAAAGCCTATCGTTGCTGTTTGCGGAAGCTACGGAAGAACGACTGTTGCCCACATGATTGGATACACTCTAAAACTTGAGGGGAAAGGTGTTTTTATTGGTGGAACTTCTGAAAGTCCATTCATTGAATATGCAATGTTAGCAAATACAGATGAAATTGATTACGTTGTCATTGAAGTTTCAGCATCTCAAATGAGAAAACTAACTGACTTTCACCCAAAGCTTGTTGTTTTCACAAATATTTCTGAAAATTACCCAGAGAAGCAATTTAAGTCAGTTGGTGAGTATATTGAAACTAAGCTTAGTATCATTAAAGCGCTCTCACCTGATGATGTTCTTGTTTGTAACTTTGATAAGCTTGCAAATAACACGTTCTTTAAGAACGCAAATTGCCAGACTTACTGGTATTCAAGAAAGTCTTTCGTGAAAATGGGTGTTATGAATGAAATTCAAGGAACACACTTCCACGAGAGAAGAATTCACTCGAATATATACTGCCACTCTGAATTCAAAGTTAATAATATGAGAATTGTTGGTCAGAACAACAGAGAGAACCTATTAGCTGCAATCACAGCATGTAAGGCCCTTGAAGTTTCTGATAAATCGATTCAGACATGTGTTGAGAAGTTCCCAGGGATTCCTCACAGACTTGAGTTCTTAATGGAAAAAAATGGAGTTTCTTTCTATAACGATTCTAAAGCTGAGTCGATGAAAGATCTTTGTGAAACATTAACAGCTTTCAAGACACCGGTAATTCTAATTGCTGGTGGTAAAGACATTGAAGACTTTGATTACGAACCGTATTCACATGATATCGTTGAAGGAACGAGAGTTATCGTTCTAGTAGGTGAGTGTAAAGAAAGAATGAACAGAGCTTTAGATGCACACAACCAAACATTTATCGTTGGGTCATTTGAAGAGTCAGTTCTCTTTGCTTATCAAAAGTCGAGAACGGGAGATACGATTCTCTTGTCTCCAGGTAATGAGGCCACAGACTTCTTCAGAGATTACGAAGAGCGTGGAAATTACTTTAAAAAACTAGTTTACCAATTATAA
- a CDS encoding ribonuclease J, with amino-acid sequence MLEIRPIGGVGQIGSNSTLIKTKKDCFLIDCGILFPYEDFFDLNYLIPDLSFVEDKPTKLIITHGHEDHIGAIVHFLESYPQIEVWAPEFAKLLIEKKLARKKLSKKVHVYKRDSKIELDDTTIIPIQVNHSIPDTYGILVNNEDKSLFLVSDFKIDEKPIYEPDFDFEKLLSYSKGKTKILLADSTNILSNNLKTPSEESLISDFESIIKNSNERLFVTTFASNIFRIKTILDLAKKLGRRVVPHGRSMISYIDSAIEAGIITDTSVLRDVDSIDPNDKKLIVLLTGCQGDFKGSFRRVAIGEDSRFKINQNDTFILSSKSIPGNEKKISLLLNSIYSFNAKAITVADANIHVSGHPGKRDLEILYSKFDPNIAIPIHGETAFIHKHVDWIKDKFPKTKPITLKNFDKVIFDNNKVKIEQVKDSPEPLLIHGNYLVIEKTKISERRKLACNGAIFISINKDSLAKRRPQINVDFMGLPLFIDNHKESFEEFLKTSLKDRKIKLIEKTQEEIRIETRRYFNNILGYKPITTVHFV; translated from the coding sequence TTGTTAGAAATTAGACCTATTGGTGGTGTTGGTCAGATTGGATCAAACTCAACATTGATTAAAACGAAGAAAGATTGTTTTTTAATTGATTGTGGAATTCTATTTCCTTACGAGGATTTTTTTGACTTAAACTACCTCATTCCTGACTTGAGCTTTGTAGAAGATAAACCTACAAAATTAATCATAACACATGGGCATGAAGACCATATTGGTGCTATTGTTCACTTTCTTGAATCTTATCCACAGATTGAAGTTTGGGCCCCAGAGTTTGCAAAACTATTAATCGAAAAAAAGCTCGCTCGTAAAAAACTAAGTAAGAAAGTCCATGTTTATAAAAGAGATTCGAAAATAGAGTTAGATGATACAACTATTATTCCAATCCAAGTTAATCATTCTATTCCTGATACCTACGGTATTCTTGTTAACAATGAAGACAAATCACTCTTTCTTGTTTCGGATTTTAAAATAGATGAAAAACCAATTTATGAACCTGATTTTGATTTCGAAAAGCTTCTTTCTTACTCAAAAGGTAAAACAAAAATTCTTCTTGCTGATAGTACAAATATTTTAAGTAATAATCTTAAAACGCCTAGCGAAGAAAGTTTAATCTCTGATTTTGAGTCGATCATAAAAAACTCTAATGAAAGACTATTTGTAACAACGTTTGCCTCTAATATTTTTAGAATTAAAACAATTTTAGATCTTGCGAAGAAACTAGGTCGAAGAGTTGTTCCTCATGGAAGATCAATGATCTCTTACATTGATAGTGCTATTGAAGCGGGGATAATTACCGACACTTCAGTTCTTAGAGATGTTGATTCAATTGATCCCAATGACAAAAAACTGATCGTTCTTCTTACTGGTTGCCAAGGTGACTTCAAAGGCTCTTTTCGTAGAGTTGCCATTGGAGAGGATAGCCGTTTCAAAATAAATCAAAATGATACATTTATTTTGAGCTCTAAATCAATTCCTGGGAATGAGAAGAAAATTTCACTTCTTCTTAATTCAATTTATAGCTTTAATGCAAAGGCCATCACTGTAGCAGATGCGAATATTCATGTTTCAGGGCATCCAGGAAAAAGAGATTTAGAAATACTTTATTCTAAATTTGATCCGAACATAGCAATTCCTATCCATGGAGAGACTGCATTCATACACAAGCATGTGGATTGGATCAAAGACAAATTCCCAAAAACAAAGCCAATCACCCTTAAGAACTTTGACAAAGTTATTTTTGACAATAACAAAGTAAAAATTGAACAAGTAAAGGATTCTCCTGAACCACTTTTAATACATGGAAATTATCTTGTTATCGAAAAAACAAAAATCTCTGAGCGTAGAAAGCTTGCTTGTAATGGTGCTATTTTTATCTCCATCAATAAAGACTCATTAGCAAAGAGAAGACCACAGATAAACGTCGATTTCATGGGTCTGCCTCTATTTATTGATAATCACAAAGAGAGTTTTGAAGAATTTCTAAAGACTTCGTTAAAGGATAGAAAGATTAAACTTATAGAGAAGACTCAAGAAGAAATCCGCATCGAGACACGTCGATACTTCAATAATATTCTTGGATACAAGCCCATAACAACAGTACACTTCGTTTAA
- the ftsZ gene encoding cell division protein FtsZ — translation MFEISENENQIVPEGAKIRVIGVGGGGCNAVNTMIKSGLSGVEYIVANTDSQALNVNLAPVKIQLGAEITKGLGAGANPEVGRKSALDEYEQLSEVLEGSDMVFITAGMGGGTGTGAAPVIAKLAKELGALTVGVVTKPFFFEGKKRMRQATKGIETLEENVDSLITIPNQRLLYLAGESLSLVDTFKKADEVLLNAVRGISDLINTTGNINADFADVCTVMANKGLALMGTGVCAGPDRAIKAATEAISSPLLEDISIDGATGIIVNITGSESLTMHEVNEAVMLIMEAADEDAEVIFGQAIDENLEDNIKVTVVATGLGGSKERKIEAPMQQQPMMTEQRMERPVMQAAPQVQPQMQSYERPVAQQHVQHEVKAQQTVDEFLAGGETVEAQRPVQHVEERSFNQAPVQENTWTQNVEAEVESNFQNVEPQREEQVSPLMQSIKDAATRYESTKTVDNQNTEMMHTSMNPGTASTQRHSDNSMNRAKSIAEKLGFVNFDEDELDTPTYLRKEESKEQEFQRPVNNELQ, via the coding sequence ATGTTCGAAATTTCTGAAAATGAAAATCAAATTGTACCAGAAGGTGCGAAAATTAGAGTAATCGGTGTCGGTGGCGGTGGTTGTAATGCCGTTAACACAATGATCAAGTCTGGACTTTCTGGAGTTGAATACATTGTTGCAAACACAGATTCTCAAGCTCTTAATGTAAACCTTGCTCCAGTTAAAATCCAACTTGGTGCTGAGATCACAAAAGGTCTTGGAGCTGGTGCTAATCCTGAAGTTGGTAGAAAATCAGCTTTAGATGAATATGAACAACTAAGTGAAGTTCTTGAAGGTTCTGATATGGTTTTCATCACTGCCGGAATGGGTGGTGGTACAGGTACTGGTGCAGCACCTGTGATAGCAAAACTTGCTAAGGAACTTGGAGCATTAACTGTAGGTGTTGTAACAAAGCCATTCTTCTTCGAAGGAAAGAAGAGAATGAGACAAGCAACTAAGGGAATCGAAACTCTTGAAGAGAATGTTGATTCACTTATTACTATTCCTAACCAAAGACTATTATACCTTGCAGGAGAAAGTCTTTCTCTAGTAGATACATTTAAAAAAGCTGACGAAGTTCTTTTAAATGCTGTTAGAGGTATTTCAGATCTAATCAATACAACTGGTAATATCAACGCTGACTTCGCTGACGTTTGTACTGTTATGGCGAATAAAGGTTTAGCTCTTATGGGAACTGGTGTTTGTGCTGGTCCGGATAGAGCAATTAAAGCTGCAACTGAAGCAATTAGCTCTCCACTTCTTGAAGATATTTCAATTGATGGAGCGACTGGAATTATCGTTAACATCACAGGTTCAGAATCTCTGACTATGCACGAGGTTAATGAAGCTGTAATGCTAATCATGGAAGCTGCTGATGAAGATGCTGAAGTAATCTTTGGTCAAGCAATTGATGAAAATCTAGAAGATAATATTAAAGTTACTGTTGTTGCTACTGGTCTTGGCGGAAGCAAAGAAAGAAAGATCGAAGCTCCAATGCAACAGCAACCAATGATGACTGAGCAAAGAATGGAGAGACCTGTTATGCAAGCAGCTCCACAAGTTCAGCCACAAATGCAATCATATGAGCGACCAGTAGCTCAGCAACATGTTCAACACGAAGTTAAAGCTCAACAAACTGTAGACGAATTTCTAGCAGGTGGGGAAACTGTTGAAGCGCAAAGACCAGTTCAGCATGTAGAAGAAAGAAGTTTTAACCAAGCTCCAGTTCAAGAAAACACTTGGACACAAAATGTAGAAGCTGAAGTTGAATCTAACTTTCAAAACGTAGAGCCACAAAGAGAAGAACAAGTTTCTCCTCTTATGCAATCAATTAAAGATGCAGCAACAAGATATGAAAGTACTAAAACAGTAGATAACCAAAATACTGAAATGATGCACACATCAATGAATCCAGGTACAGCAAGTACTCAAAGACATTCTGACAATTCAATGAATAGAGCGAAGTCTATTGCTGAAAAACTAGGATTTGTAAACTTTGATGAAGATGAACTCGATACTCCGACTTACCTTAGAAAAGAGGAAAGTAAAGAGCAAGAGTTTCAAAGACCTGTGAATAACGAACTTCAATAA
- the ftsA gene encoding cell division protein FtsA codes for MSEKNVIVGLDVGTTKVCTIVGIKNTNSELEIIGIGTHPSYGLKKGSVVNIDKTVKSIQNSLEEARLMAGVDISSATIGVAGSHIYSFNSSGVVAIKGKEITEQDVDRVLEAAKAVVIPSDREILHVIPQEYRVDNTPGIKNPVGMCGVRLEAHVHIVTGSISLIQNLVKCVEQTGVRAEHVTLQPIASSESCLTPEEMEMGVILVDIGGGTTDVAVWKEGSLIHSQIIPVGGNHFTNDLAVALKIPHAEAERIKINHGSVLAEQLNQSAHITVQGLPGTKPREVQLSLVAKVLGARAEELFDIINKIIAEKRLDKEITGGVVLTGGGALIKGMPELGEYLLSRATKVGYPHPFGGMTNIMQNPKYSTVLGLLLEANKRNEGSVYEEEEIGNQTDLVGRLSDSLRSVFKEIF; via the coding sequence ATGAGCGAAAAGAATGTCATTGTAGGACTTGACGTTGGAACAACAAAAGTCTGCACTATTGTAGGAATCAAAAACACTAACTCTGAATTAGAGATTATCGGTATTGGTACGCATCCAAGCTACGGTCTCAAAAAAGGCTCTGTCGTTAATATCGACAAGACGGTTAAGTCTATTCAGAACTCACTTGAAGAAGCTCGCCTTATGGCCGGTGTTGATATCAGTAGCGCCACGATTGGAGTTGCTGGAAGTCACATCTATAGCTTTAACAGTTCAGGTGTTGTTGCTATCAAGGGAAAGGAAATAACAGAGCAAGATGTAGATCGAGTTCTAGAAGCTGCTAAGGCAGTTGTTATTCCAAGCGATAGAGAAATTCTTCATGTAATTCCACAAGAATATAGAGTTGATAACACACCAGGGATTAAGAACCCTGTTGGAATGTGTGGAGTTCGCTTAGAGGCCCACGTTCATATTGTTACTGGATCAATTTCTTTGATTCAAAACTTAGTCAAATGTGTAGAGCAAACAGGTGTTCGTGCAGAACATGTTACTCTTCAGCCAATCGCTTCATCTGAATCATGTTTAACACCAGAAGAAATGGAAATGGGAGTTATCCTCGTTGATATCGGTGGTGGAACGACAGACGTAGCAGTATGGAAAGAGGGATCTCTTATTCACTCTCAAATTATACCTGTGGGTGGAAACCATTTTACAAATGACTTAGCTGTGGCACTTAAAATACCTCATGCTGAAGCTGAGAGAATTAAAATTAACCACGGATCAGTTCTTGCTGAACAGTTAAATCAATCAGCGCATATCACAGTTCAAGGTCTTCCTGGTACAAAGCCAAGAGAAGTTCAACTCAGTCTTGTTGCAAAAGTTCTTGGAGCAAGAGCTGAAGAGCTATTCGATATCATTAACAAAATTATAGCTGAAAAAAGATTGGATAAAGAAATCACTGGTGGTGTTGTCTTAACGGGCGGAGGAGCCTTGATTAAGGGAATGCCGGAACTTGGTGAATATCTTTTATCTAGGGCCACTAAAGTTGGATATCCTCACCCATTTGGTGGAATGACAAATATTATGCAGAATCCAAAGTACTCAACTGTTTTAGGACTTCTACTAGAAGCAAACAAGAGAAACGAAGGATCTGTGTATGAAGAAGAGGAAATTGGCAACCAGACGGATCTGGTTGGTCGTTTAAGTGATTCACTACGATCAGTGTTCAAGGAAATTTTTTAA
- the ftsW gene encoding putative lipid II flippase FtsW: MLDSRPSSKTSQYFIMTLSAIVLVGIIMVYSSSYMYAKEKFGTSLHYVLRQLLFLIFSVGICFVIAKSKFRFWYKYSYYLNMVASGFVALTFIPGLGPVVKGANRWIKLGPFSLQPGEFVKYTILLSSLYYFENFSRIDQKQKIKHGLSLLIPLALLVLQPDFGTFSICFGVMAFACFLSSFPRKWFYSLAGAGLVSGGFILVSQPYRVRRLLAFLDPWKNAQGSGFQVIQSWIGFANGGFFGKGPGNSIEKLFYLPEAHNDFIFSVIGEELGFIGVFLIICLFLAMIYFGFKMAMEAQSRISYLIITSLVFAVGLQSLLNMGVVLGLLPTKGLNLPFISYGGSSLMANFFAIGLILSSTKRVNIDTNQGHEMNKPSSEFRDRMRFQGVRKEVHIN, translated from the coding sequence ATGCTCGATTCGAGACCATCTTCTAAAACATCTCAGTATTTCATAATGACTCTAAGTGCCATCGTCTTAGTTGGAATCATTATGGTTTATTCTTCTAGTTATATGTATGCAAAAGAGAAGTTTGGAACTTCGCTTCACTATGTTTTAAGACAACTTCTCTTTCTTATCTTTTCTGTTGGAATTTGTTTTGTCATTGCTAAGTCAAAGTTTAGATTTTGGTACAAGTACAGCTACTACCTCAATATGGTAGCAAGTGGATTTGTTGCCCTCACCTTCATTCCTGGCCTCGGTCCCGTTGTTAAAGGTGCCAACAGATGGATAAAGCTTGGACCTTTTTCACTCCAGCCTGGTGAATTTGTAAAATACACAATTCTTTTAAGTTCTCTTTATTACTTCGAGAATTTTTCAAGAATTGATCAAAAACAGAAAATTAAGCACGGACTAAGTTTACTGATTCCTCTTGCCTTACTTGTTTTACAGCCTGACTTTGGGACATTCTCTATTTGCTTTGGTGTTATGGCCTTTGCATGCTTTTTGAGTTCATTTCCAAGAAAGTGGTTCTACAGTCTCGCAGGGGCAGGTCTCGTTTCTGGAGGCTTTATTCTCGTTTCGCAACCCTACCGAGTAAGAAGACTTCTCGCCTTCTTAGACCCATGGAAAAATGCTCAAGGCAGTGGATTTCAAGTTATCCAGTCATGGATTGGTTTTGCAAATGGTGGATTCTTTGGAAAGGGTCCTGGAAATTCTATTGAGAAACTTTTTTATCTTCCAGAAGCTCATAATGACTTTATCTTTTCAGTGATTGGAGAAGAGCTTGGTTTCATTGGCGTCTTTCTTATTATATGTCTCTTTTTGGCCATGATCTATTTTGGATTCAAAATGGCGATGGAAGCCCAGTCGAGAATTTCTTACTTAATTATCACTTCCCTTGTCTTCGCAGTAGGACTTCAATCGCTGTTAAATATGGGTGTCGTTCTAGGTCTTCTTCCAACAAAGGGACTCAATTTACCTTTTATCAGTTATGGAGGTTCGTCACTTATGGCCAACTTCTTTGCGATTGGTCTTATTTTATCCTCAACAAAAAGAGTTAATATCGATACTAATCAAGGGCATGAAATGAATAAACCATCGAGTGAATTTCGTGACAGAATGCGCTTTCAGGGTGTAAGAAAAGAAGTTCATATTAATTAA
- a CDS encoding cell division protein FtsQ/DivIB, with protein sequence MKRKSKLINLKSAIQYSTLFGTLIFSAYSQAKIADKRDEVKYRTSFGKCPSRAAGTLTLQLMKNFELNGSMKDLKVKILKEKLAEKHFISSYKIKYDPLKKFLQFNFDCPEPLMKVQIYKSNGLESYEAILVENGQLFDPTYEVLLRSEKKLSYDLPFLALPVGEMEEEVQEQITRLVRDMDLKFRKKLSEVIVNENKELTMILSIKGHPSSVFMGPEQWEDKVQKLRKIVSYMEGNKKIPAIINLTNPKKVVVKFK encoded by the coding sequence TTGAAACGGAAGTCAAAATTGATTAATTTAAAAAGCGCGATTCAATATTCTACACTTTTTGGAACACTTATTTTTTCAGCTTATTCACAAGCGAAGATTGCTGATAAAAGAGATGAAGTTAAATATCGAACTTCATTTGGAAAGTGCCCTTCACGCGCGGCTGGGACTTTGACTTTGCAGTTGATGAAAAACTTTGAACTAAATGGTTCAATGAAAGATCTTAAAGTTAAAATCTTAAAAGAGAAATTAGCGGAAAAACACTTTATTTCCAGCTATAAAATTAAATACGATCCATTAAAAAAGTTCCTTCAATTTAATTTTGATTGTCCCGAGCCATTGATGAAAGTTCAAATTTATAAAAGCAATGGACTTGAATCATATGAAGCTATCCTAGTTGAAAATGGGCAATTATTTGATCCAACTTATGAAGTATTATTGCGATCAGAGAAAAAATTAAGCTACGATCTACCTTTCTTAGCACTACCTGTTGGTGAAATGGAAGAAGAAGTACAGGAGCAAATTACAAGACTAGTAAGAGATATGGATCTCAAGTTTAGAAAAAAACTATCTGAAGTAATCGTTAATGAAAACAAAGAATTAACGATGATTCTTTCTATCAAAGGCCACCCTTCAAGCGTCTTCATGGGACCAGAACAATGGGAAGATAAGGTACAAAAGTTGAGGAAAATAGTCTCCTATATGGAAGGCAATAAGAAGATTCCTGCAATTATAAACCTTACAAATCCCAAAAAAGTTGTTGTCAAGTTTAAATAG